In Nostoc sp. UHCC 0926, a single genomic region encodes these proteins:
- a CDS encoding YebC/PmpR family DNA-binding transcriptional regulator, which produces MAGHSKWANIKRQKAVVDAKKGKTFTQLSRAIIVAARSGVPDPALNFQLRTAIDKAKAASIPNDNIERAIAKGAGTFGGDNATFEAIRYEGYGPGGVAILIEALTDNRNRTAADLRVAFSKNGGNLGETGCVSWMFDQKGVCVVQGVVDEEQILEASLEGGAESYEMTEDEMAEVFTDIANLETLSQKLKDQRFQVTDVELRWIPSNSIEVTDPDQARSLFKLIDTLEGLDDVQNVTANFDISEELMALSIS; this is translated from the coding sequence ATGGCAGGACACAGTAAATGGGCAAATATTAAGCGCCAAAAAGCGGTAGTAGATGCAAAAAAGGGAAAAACCTTTACTCAGTTATCCAGGGCGATTATCGTTGCTGCTAGAAGCGGCGTACCAGATCCGGCGCTGAATTTTCAACTTCGCACAGCAATTGACAAGGCAAAGGCTGCGAGTATCCCCAATGATAATATTGAACGAGCGATCGCTAAAGGTGCAGGCACTTTTGGCGGGGATAATGCTACCTTTGAAGCGATTCGCTACGAAGGTTATGGCCCTGGTGGTGTAGCGATTTTAATCGAAGCCCTCACAGATAATCGCAATCGCACTGCTGCTGACTTGCGTGTAGCTTTTAGTAAAAATGGTGGCAATCTTGGTGAAACAGGTTGTGTTAGCTGGATGTTTGACCAAAAGGGCGTTTGTGTGGTGCAGGGTGTGGTTGACGAAGAACAGATTTTAGAAGCATCTCTCGAAGGCGGTGCTGAGTCTTATGAGATGACTGAAGATGAGATGGCTGAGGTATTTACTGACATTGCAAATTTAGAAACCCTTAGCCAGAAACTCAAAGATCAACGCTTTCAGGTGACTGATGTCGAATTGCGCTGGATTCCCAGTAATAGTATAGAAGTTACTGATCCGGATCAGGCGCGATCGCTTTTCAAGTTAATTGATACTCTAGAAGGCTTGGATGACGTGCAAAATGTCACAGCTAACTTTGACATATCAGAAGAATTGATGGCTCTTAGCATTTCTTAA
- a CDS encoding FAD-dependent hydroxylase, which translates to MTLTQLKQISPQPTPPNERGYEYDLVIVGGGIIGLTLASALKDSGLSVLLIEAKVASAAVVKGQAYAVHMLSALIYQGIGVWDKMLPQIAKYCRVRLSDADSANVVEFVTDDIGTPELGYVAEHQALLQPLQEFVQNCPNVTYLCPAEVVNTQYQKDIVAIDIKVADQLQTVKSKLLIAADGARSPIRQAAGIKTLGWKYWQSCIVAFVKPEKPHNNTAYERFWSSGPFAILPLPGNRCRIVWTAPHEEAKALCALDDEQFLVELTRRYGNQMGKLELLGDRFVFQVQLMQSDRYVLPRLALIGDAAHNCHPVGGQGLNLGIRDAAALAQVIQAAHQAGKDIGDIQILKGYERWRQLENLTILGFTDLLDRMFSNNFLPVVVVRRLGLWFLQRVPLLKVFMLKLMIGLKGRTPELAKDKRYTTAA; encoded by the coding sequence ATGACCTTAACGCAGCTTAAGCAAATTTCCCCTCAACCAACACCGCCAAATGAGCGGGGATATGAATATGATTTGGTAATTGTCGGCGGTGGGATTATTGGGTTAACTCTAGCCTCTGCTTTAAAAGATTCTGGCTTGAGTGTCTTGCTGATTGAGGCAAAAGTGGCATCAGCGGCTGTAGTTAAGGGGCAAGCCTATGCAGTTCATATGCTTTCGGCGCTAATTTATCAAGGAATTGGAGTTTGGGACAAAATGTTGCCTCAAATAGCCAAATATTGCCGAGTTCGTCTTTCTGATGCCGATTCAGCCAATGTGGTGGAATTTGTTACAGATGATATAGGTACACCAGAGTTGGGTTATGTGGCGGAACACCAAGCGCTGTTGCAGCCTTTGCAGGAGTTTGTCCAAAATTGTCCAAATGTGACTTATCTGTGTCCGGCTGAAGTGGTAAATACGCAGTACCAGAAGGATATAGTAGCGATAGATATTAAAGTTGCCGATCAGCTACAGACAGTCAAGAGCAAATTACTGATAGCAGCAGATGGGGCGCGATCGCCGATTCGTCAAGCTGCTGGGATCAAAACTCTGGGCTGGAAATATTGGCAGTCTTGCATAGTTGCATTTGTTAAACCAGAAAAACCGCACAACAACACCGCTTACGAAAGATTTTGGTCTAGCGGGCCCTTTGCGATTTTACCTTTACCGGGGAACCGTTGCCGCATTGTGTGGACAGCCCCCCACGAAGAAGCAAAAGCTTTATGTGCTTTAGATGATGAGCAATTTTTGGTAGAACTCACCCGTCGCTATGGCAATCAGATGGGGAAATTGGAATTACTAGGCGATCGCTTTGTATTTCAGGTACAACTCATGCAAAGCGATCGCTATGTTCTCCCCCGACTAGCATTAATTGGTGATGCGGCGCACAATTGCCATCCTGTCGGCGGACAAGGTTTAAATCTGGGGATTCGGGATGCAGCGGCTTTGGCGCAAGTAATCCAAGCAGCGCACCAAGCGGGTAAAGATATTGGCGATATTCAGATTCTTAAAGGTTATGAACGCTGGCGCCAGCTGGAAAACTTGACGATTTTAGGTTTCACCGATTTGTTAGATCGGATGTTTTCTAATAATTTCTTACCTGTGGTGGTGGTTCGTCGTCTGGGTTTATGGTTTTTGCAGCGAGTCCCTCTATTAAAGGTGTTTATGCTGAAGTTAATGATTGGCTTGAAGGGACGAACTCCAGAATTGGCAAAAGATAAACGCTACACCACAGCAGCTTGA
- a CDS encoding Uma2 family endonuclease codes for MTQAIPKLVTFEEFVDWLPENRRVRYELHKGEIVEMAQPVGEHEEVKGFLARKVTVEFDRLDLSYFMPNQVIVRPPEKDSGYIPDVLVLNRANLANEKLWKKESIVSLGASIPLAIEVVSTNWRDDYYLKYAEYEEMGIPEYWIVDYAALGGRNFIGNPKQPTITVCNLIDGEYQISKYRDSDRIISQTFPELNLTPNQIFQAAVV; via the coding sequence ATGACTCAAGCCATACCCAAGCTAGTAACCTTTGAGGAGTTTGTCGATTGGCTACCCGAAAATCGACGAGTCCGCTACGAACTACATAAAGGAGAAATTGTTGAGATGGCGCAACCAGTAGGGGAACACGAAGAAGTTAAAGGTTTTTTAGCAAGAAAAGTAACAGTTGAGTTTGACCGATTAGACCTCTCCTACTTCATGCCCAATCAAGTTATAGTTAGACCTCCTGAAAAAGATTCTGGTTACATCCCAGATGTGTTGGTGCTAAACCGTGCAAATCTGGCAAACGAAAAATTATGGAAAAAAGAATCTATCGTTAGTTTAGGTGCATCAATACCTTTGGCAATTGAGGTTGTATCAACCAACTGGCGGGACGATTATTACTTGAAGTATGCTGAGTATGAAGAGATGGGTATCCCGGAATACTGGATTGTCGATTATGCTGCCTTGGGTGGACGTAATTTTATCGGTAATCCCAAACAACCGACAATCACCGTTTGTAACTTAATTGATGGGGAATATCAGATCAGTAAGTATCGAGATAGCGATCGCATTATCTCCCAAACTTTTCCCGAATTGAATCTCACCCCAAACCAGATTTTTCAAGCTGCTGTGGTGTAG
- a CDS encoding MASE1 domain-containing protein → MIQEKSPIFPHGLRQIGGTVVLAIAYYQMAEISRHLASTPNNVTPVWPPDGIAAGAVVLFGNWIGYGVLLGSFLANFWAFRDPTSFLSLVISTLPVLFIAIGTTLGTMLGAFLLRKTTNLRYPLERVTDVFRFLFLTGMVGPTINATVGVACLALSGKVPWTAYGTVWLTWWISNVSGIFIVTPILLSWGQFTQKKRRPIWQWLSLSSTSEDCENLSHIRHSRANSRPLRFWLILVEPVILMGLVILISKVAFGEGYHLEYMLIPMLIWSAFRLGQPGTMLLTFIVAAIAVIATVNGKGSFVTKDLDQSLIQLQSFIGVITLTILVLTATIAERTQAETKLRLAFAELARTNETLEVRVQQRTEELNEKNTTLNQTLQTLKQTQLQMLHSEKMSALGQMVAGVAHEINNPVNFINGNLIYLSEHIQGLLRALQAYQQHYPNPPLALDAELDKLELDFLQEDVTKILESMKIGTERISTIVLSLRNFSRLDEAGWKAVDIHQGIDSTLVILQHQLQSTANRPQIQVIKEYGQLPLIECDAGSLNQVFMNLLSNAVDALEESNQGRSFQDILANPNNIWIQTRQIDTNQVMIMISDNGIGIPKEISSKLFDPFFTTKPVGKGTGLGLFMSYQIVTQKHGGNLWCDSTLGQGTKFVIEIPLKAKRIA, encoded by the coding sequence ATGATTCAAGAAAAATCCCCTATATTCCCTCACGGGCTAAGGCAAATCGGAGGCACCGTTGTTTTAGCGATCGCCTACTATCAAATGGCTGAAATTTCACGTCATCTTGCCTCCACACCAAACAATGTGACTCCAGTTTGGCCCCCGGATGGAATTGCTGCTGGGGCTGTTGTGTTGTTTGGTAACTGGATCGGGTACGGTGTTTTGCTGGGTTCATTTCTCGCCAACTTTTGGGCGTTCCGAGATCCAACAAGTTTCTTATCCCTGGTGATTTCAACGCTGCCAGTTCTTTTCATTGCGATTGGAACAACCCTGGGGACTATGTTGGGTGCCTTCCTGCTGCGGAAAACTACCAACCTTCGCTATCCCTTAGAACGTGTCACCGACGTGTTCAGATTTTTGTTCTTAACCGGCATGGTGGGGCCGACCATCAATGCAACTGTTGGAGTGGCTTGCTTGGCGTTAAGTGGTAAAGTTCCCTGGACAGCGTATGGGACAGTTTGGTTAACCTGGTGGATTTCTAATGTTTCGGGAATTTTTATCGTCACCCCGATTCTGCTTAGTTGGGGGCAATTCACTCAAAAAAAGCGACGTCCAATTTGGCAATGGTTATCCCTCAGTTCAACGTCAGAGGATTGTGAAAATCTCTCTCATATTCGCCACTCAAGAGCAAACTCACGCCCTTTAAGATTCTGGTTAATCCTAGTAGAGCCAGTTATCCTGATGGGGTTGGTCATTCTCATCAGTAAAGTTGCTTTTGGTGAGGGATATCACCTGGAGTATATGTTGATTCCGATGTTGATCTGGTCTGCCTTTCGACTGGGGCAACCGGGTACAATGCTGTTAACTTTTATTGTAGCTGCGATCGCTGTGATCGCAACTGTCAATGGCAAAGGTAGTTTTGTGACTAAGGATCTCGACCAATCTTTGATCCAACTGCAATCGTTTATCGGCGTGATTACACTCACCATTCTTGTGCTAACAGCAACGATCGCAGAACGAACACAAGCAGAAACCAAGCTGCGTTTAGCTTTTGCCGAATTAGCCAGAACCAATGAAACTCTCGAAGTTCGAGTTCAGCAGAGAACTGAAGAATTGAATGAAAAGAATACGACTCTGAACCAAACTCTACAAACGCTTAAACAGACTCAATTACAGATGCTTCACAGTGAAAAAATGTCTGCATTGGGACAGATGGTCGCAGGAGTTGCCCATGAAATCAATAACCCGGTTAATTTCATTAATGGCAACTTAATTTATCTTTCTGAGCATATCCAAGGTCTGCTGAGAGCATTGCAAGCTTACCAACAGCACTATCCAAATCCACCTCTTGCCCTGGACGCAGAATTAGATAAACTTGAACTGGACTTTTTACAAGAAGATGTTACCAAGATTCTTGAGTCCATGAAAATCGGTACCGAGCGGATCTCTACTATTGTGTTATCGCTGCGGAACTTCTCGCGCTTGGATGAAGCAGGATGGAAAGCGGTAGACATTCATCAAGGGATTGATAGTACCTTGGTGATTTTGCAACATCAATTGCAATCGACAGCCAATCGTCCCCAGATCCAGGTTATTAAAGAGTATGGTCAGTTACCACTGATTGAATGTGATGCTGGCTCCCTTAATCAAGTGTTTATGAATCTTTTAAGCAATGCTGTAGATGCATTAGAAGAATCTAATCAGGGGCGTTCGTTCCAAGACATTTTAGCTAACCCCAATAACATCTGGATTCAGACTCGTCAAATCGATACAAATCAAGTGATGATTATGATTTCTGACAATGGAATAGGCATTCCAAAAGAGATTTCCTCTAAACTATTTGATCCTTTCTTCACCACTAAGCCCGTTGGCAAAGGCACTGGTTTGGGTTTGTTTATGAGCTATCAAATTGTGACCCAGAAGCATGGTGGTAATCTTTGGTGTGACTCCACACTGGGGCAAGGCACAAAGTTTGTGATTGAGATTCCTCTAAAAGCTAAGAGGATTGCTTGA
- a CDS encoding lytic transglycosylase domain-containing protein: protein MLKKLQKKQISIIAGAALFAFLAGAMVSAPEIGKSLGKWLKLSQNQAGQTSEGSIAQSAVFPLISQSLPERAAKLAAIAGQSRSPDRNRARYLLASDYIERTQAKKALVLLEGLDKDYPILAPYILLKQAQAQDILGEDGKASDLRQSVLKQYPKEAATVKALYLIAQPKQQETAIAQFPSNPLTWEIIRKRLQDNPNQPQLQLMLAKYAYDQPGIVGVLDQLVKQPTLKPEEWELIGTSYWENSQFLKAANAYAKAPKTSRNLYRTARGLQVGGKDKEKAIATYKQLVEQFPNTEEAGTALLRLAETAKTPKDGLPYLEQVISKFPKQASTALVQKAKTLQTLKDQKSASQAWQLLIAKYGNSDEAAEYRWKIAQDKANTKDYVGAWQWAEPIVTNNPNSILAPRAGFWVGKWAALLGKQQESQTAYEYVISQFPYSYYAWRAATMLGLNVGNFDNVRVMNPEVIAPQRPLPPAGSETFKELYLLGQDRDAWLQWQTEFLNKIQPTVAEQFTEGLIRQAKGENLIGIDKISKLEDRETPAELAQYQTLSKQITYWQARYPFPYQREIEKWSIERKLNPLLVTALIRQESRFEPKIKSVADATGLMQLLPTTAKWIAPQIKLDIKTINLENPNDNIMLGTWYLDHTHQQYNNNSLLAIASYNAGPGNVSKWLQTLTTKDPDEFVEEIPFDETKNYVRQVFGNYWNYLRLYNPEISGIVAKYSTTHPKLPAQ from the coding sequence ATGCTGAAGAAACTACAGAAAAAGCAAATTTCGATAATTGCGGGTGCAGCACTGTTTGCCTTTTTAGCTGGGGCAATGGTATCAGCACCTGAGATTGGCAAATCTCTGGGGAAATGGCTCAAACTGAGTCAGAATCAAGCAGGACAAACATCAGAGGGTAGCATTGCCCAATCAGCCGTCTTTCCACTGATCTCACAATCCCTGCCAGAACGGGCGGCAAAACTAGCAGCGATCGCCGGGCAATCGCGATCGCCAGACCGAAATCGCGCTCGTTATCTTTTAGCGAGTGATTACATTGAAAGAACCCAAGCTAAAAAAGCGCTGGTTTTACTGGAAGGATTAGATAAAGACTATCCCATCCTCGCGCCATATATTTTGCTGAAACAAGCTCAGGCACAGGATATCCTGGGCGAAGACGGCAAAGCCTCGGATCTGAGGCAAAGCGTGCTGAAACAGTATCCCAAAGAAGCGGCCACGGTGAAAGCGCTATATCTGATTGCCCAACCGAAGCAACAAGAAACTGCGATCGCTCAATTTCCTTCCAATCCTCTGACTTGGGAAATTATCCGCAAACGCTTGCAAGATAATCCCAATCAGCCACAATTACAATTAATGTTGGCTAAATATGCCTATGACCAACCAGGCATAGTGGGCGTTTTAGATCAGCTAGTAAAACAGCCTACCCTCAAACCCGAAGAGTGGGAACTAATTGGTACAAGCTATTGGGAAAATAGTCAATTTCTGAAAGCCGCGAATGCTTATGCCAAAGCACCCAAAACATCGCGCAACCTCTACCGCACTGCACGGGGGTTACAGGTAGGAGGCAAAGATAAAGAAAAAGCGATCGCCACCTATAAACAACTAGTGGAGCAATTTCCAAATACTGAGGAAGCTGGGACTGCACTACTGCGGTTAGCAGAAACCGCAAAAACTCCTAAAGACGGCTTACCATATCTTGAGCAGGTAATTAGTAAATTTCCGAAACAAGCTAGTACTGCACTGGTACAAAAAGCCAAAACTCTCCAAACTCTTAAGGATCAAAAGTCAGCTAGCCAGGCTTGGCAATTACTCATAGCCAAATACGGAAATTCTGATGAAGCCGCAGAGTATCGCTGGAAAATCGCCCAAGATAAAGCCAATACCAAAGATTACGTCGGTGCTTGGCAATGGGCAGAACCAATTGTCACCAATAATCCCAATAGTATTTTGGCTCCAAGAGCAGGCTTTTGGGTAGGTAAATGGGCAGCTTTACTAGGGAAACAGCAGGAATCTCAAACTGCTTATGAGTATGTGATTAGCCAGTTTCCCTACTCTTACTATGCATGGCGAGCAGCGACGATGCTGGGGCTAAATGTTGGCAACTTTGACAACGTGCGCGTCATGAACCCGGAAGTAATCGCACCCCAGCGGCCATTACCGCCTGCTGGTTCTGAGACTTTCAAAGAATTATATCTGCTGGGTCAAGACCGTGATGCCTGGTTACAATGGCAAACAGAATTTCTGAATAAAATTCAGCCAACGGTAGCAGAGCAATTTACTGAAGGGTTAATCCGGCAGGCAAAGGGAGAAAATCTCATCGGAATTGATAAAATTTCTAAATTGGAAGACCGAGAAACACCAGCTGAACTTGCCCAATATCAGACTCTGAGTAAACAGATCACCTACTGGCAAGCGCGTTATCCATTTCCTTATCAGCGAGAGATTGAAAAGTGGTCTATTGAGCGTAAACTCAATCCTCTGCTAGTCACCGCTCTCATCCGTCAAGAGTCGCGGTTTGAGCCAAAAATCAAATCCGTCGCTGATGCTACTGGCTTAATGCAGTTGTTGCCGACTACAGCTAAATGGATCGCCCCACAAATTAAGTTGGATATCAAAACAATAAACCTCGAAAATCCCAACGACAATATCATGCTGGGTACATGGTATTTGGATCATACCCATCAGCAATATAACAATAACTCCTTGCTGGCGATCGCCAGTTACAATGCTGGCCCCGGCAATGTCTCCAAATGGCTACAAACTCTAACTACAAAAGATCCGGATGAGTTTGTTGAAGAAATTCCCTTTGATGAAACCAAAAATTATGTGCGTCAAGTATTTGGCAACTATTGGAATTATTTGAGACTTTACAACCCAGAGATTTCTGGCATCGTCGCAAAGTACTCGACTACACACCCAAAATTGCCGGCGCAGTGA
- a CDS encoding MATE family efflux transporter, translating into MELTSKEFKSELILEIQACLQLAVPLVITQILEAGIPLLDGVMMGLLNSQALAAGALGAVTFSTVASVCRSILSAAGVNVANAFGAGKIDQVGRATGQGIWLAVTMCLPVMFIIWHFDYILLLTGQEESNVLLAQTYLRSIVWGFPAALGFCILKEVSSALNRPQFLTVITVAGLLLNAAANYVLTFGKFGLPALGLAGIGWASTLIFWLNFIAAAAWVYFDDYFKDYQLDSALHQFDKDMFVDIFQTGWFLGLQYGAEIGVFTATALFMGWFGTETLAAHEITVETESFVETVSIGISYAITMRVGQLRGENDLNGASRAGFVCIALVTPIVSIVALIFLLFPNYIVAMYLDTSNPDNVEIVKTATSFLAVGAIVQIFYSIQTIAAGALIGLKDTKVPVLITMFAYWGIGLGGGYLMAFTFGWGAIGLWLGLVLGLFMGAVLLTWRFYLLTSDISLVEQP; encoded by the coding sequence ATGGAGTTAACTTCAAAAGAATTTAAGTCAGAACTGATATTAGAAATCCAAGCCTGCCTGCAATTGGCAGTTCCTCTGGTAATTACTCAAATATTAGAAGCGGGCATTCCTTTGTTGGATGGGGTGATGATGGGCTTACTTAACAGCCAAGCTTTAGCTGCGGGTGCTTTAGGTGCTGTTACCTTTTCTACTGTAGCTTCCGTTTGTCGTTCTATTCTTTCAGCCGCGGGTGTAAATGTCGCAAATGCTTTTGGTGCAGGAAAAATAGACCAAGTTGGCCGTGCTACCGGTCAAGGAATTTGGTTAGCTGTGACGATGTGCTTACCTGTGATGTTTATCATTTGGCACTTTGACTATATCCTACTGCTGACTGGTCAAGAAGAAAGCAATGTGTTATTGGCTCAAACATATTTGCGGTCTATTGTTTGGGGTTTTCCTGCTGCGCTCGGTTTCTGTATTTTAAAAGAAGTTAGCTCTGCTCTGAATCGCCCCCAGTTCCTAACAGTAATTACAGTGGCTGGACTATTATTAAATGCGGCTGCGAATTATGTGCTAACGTTCGGTAAATTTGGTTTACCAGCCCTTGGTTTAGCTGGTATCGGTTGGGCAAGCACACTCATTTTTTGGCTGAATTTTATCGCTGCCGCTGCCTGGGTTTACTTCGACGACTACTTTAAAGACTACCAGCTTGATAGCGCTCTGCATCAGTTTGATAAAGATATGTTTGTAGATATCTTCCAAACTGGATGGTTCTTGGGGTTGCAGTATGGAGCAGAAATTGGAGTATTCACTGCCACTGCTTTATTTATGGGGTGGTTTGGGACAGAGACGTTAGCAGCCCATGAAATTACCGTCGAGACAGAAAGTTTTGTCGAAACAGTATCTATAGGTATTTCCTATGCCATCACGATGAGAGTAGGACAGCTAAGGGGAGAAAATGATCTCAACGGTGCAAGCAGAGCAGGATTTGTCTGCATTGCGCTTGTTACTCCCATTGTGAGCATTGTGGCACTAATTTTTTTGTTGTTTCCCAACTATATTGTGGCAATGTATTTGGACACCAGTAATCCGGATAATGTCGAGATAGTTAAAACGGCAACTTCTTTTTTAGCCGTGGGGGCAATAGTTCAGATATTTTATTCTATTCAGACTATTGCTGCTGGTGCATTGATCGGGTTGAAGGACACCAAAGTACCAGTGTTAATTACTATGTTTGCTTACTGGGGCATTGGTCTAGGTGGGGGCTATTTGATGGCATTCACTTTCGGTTGGGGTGCTATTGGTTTATGGTTAGGTTTAGTATTAGGGCTATTCATGGGTGCAGTGCTTTTAACTTGGCGTTTTTATCTTTTGACTTCCGATATAAGTCTGGTTGAACAGCCCTAA
- a CDS encoding D-alanine--D-alanine ligase family protein: protein MGLLIGLCYDLKADYLKAGFSASEVMEFDDEETIIGLEDALFQLGHQVERVGNGRELALRLAKGDRWDLVFNIAEGLKGRSREAQVPAVCELFAQPYTFSDALTCALTLDKALAKRVVRDRGLPTAPFEVVNTTAEATAVSLPMPVFLKPVAEGSSKGVTGHSLVKERQELVNTYQLLRELFQQSVLVETFLPGREVTVGIIGNGSNSRVVGVMEVIFTGEAEAFAYTTLNKDEYLERVSYRLLIDPEPLAAQARQLALDVYHTLGCRDAARVDLRCDASGVLQFMEVNPLPGLHYIRSDLLIMGRLGDVTYTEIIAEIVESAWQRYK, encoded by the coding sequence ATGGGGTTATTAATTGGTCTGTGTTATGACCTGAAGGCAGACTACCTTAAGGCTGGTTTCAGTGCTTCTGAGGTAATGGAGTTCGACGATGAAGAAACTATCATCGGGTTGGAAGATGCACTATTTCAGTTAGGTCATCAAGTTGAACGTGTCGGCAATGGTAGAGAACTCGCTCTGCGCTTGGCAAAGGGCGATCGCTGGGATCTGGTTTTCAATATTGCTGAGGGTTTGAAAGGTCGCTCTCGTGAAGCCCAAGTCCCCGCAGTCTGCGAATTATTCGCTCAACCCTATACCTTTTCCGATGCGCTTACCTGTGCCCTAACGTTAGACAAGGCGCTTGCTAAGAGAGTGGTGCGCGATCGCGGCTTGCCGACAGCTCCTTTTGAAGTGGTGAATACTACCGCAGAAGCAACAGCCGTATCGCTGCCAATGCCAGTTTTCCTCAAGCCTGTAGCGGAGGGCAGTTCTAAAGGGGTAACCGGGCATTCTCTTGTCAAAGAACGTCAGGAGCTAGTAAATACTTATCAATTGTTACGCGAACTATTTCAGCAGTCCGTACTGGTGGAAACCTTTCTTCCCGGTCGAGAAGTAACGGTGGGCATTATAGGCAACGGCAGCAACTCACGGGTAGTAGGTGTGATGGAAGTAATTTTTACAGGAGAAGCGGAAGCTTTCGCCTATACCACCCTCAACAAGGATGAGTATCTGGAACGGGTATCTTATCGTTTGCTCATAGATCCTGAGCCACTGGCAGCACAGGCAAGGCAGCTGGCGCTGGATGTTTATCATACTCTTGGTTGCCGTGACGCTGCCCGCGTGGATCTGCGTTGCGATGCTAGCGGTGTGTTGCAGTTTATGGAGGTTAACCCACTGCCAGGGCTACATTATATCCGCTCAGACCTGTTAATTATGGGACGTTTGGGTGATGTGACATACACAGAAATCATTGCTGAAATAGTCGAGTCTGCATGGCAAAGGTACAAATAA
- a CDS encoding SET domain-containing protein, which translates to MLIVGNTNLKGRGIFAQKRFLKGEMIERSPVVVIPAEQVEFLDKTVLSNYYYDWGDKGAAIALGLMSLFNHSYDPNTYYVKKFAEGEVELIAYRDIETGEEITANYNGSPEDISPIWFDVVDEISSTPLNT; encoded by the coding sequence ATGTTGATTGTGGGCAATACAAACCTAAAAGGTCGAGGTATCTTCGCACAGAAGCGCTTTTTGAAAGGAGAGATGATTGAGAGATCGCCAGTTGTGGTTATACCAGCAGAACAGGTTGAATTCCTAGATAAAACAGTTTTGAGTAACTATTACTACGATTGGGGAGATAAAGGTGCGGCGATCGCACTTGGTTTAATGTCCCTGTTCAACCATTCTTACGATCCCAATACTTACTATGTGAAAAAATTCGCCGAAGGGGAAGTGGAATTGATTGCCTACCGAGATATAGAAACAGGAGAAGAAATTACTGCCAACTATAACGGTTCACCTGAAGATATATCTCCTATCTGGTTCGATGTTGTTGATGAGATATCTTCGACTCCATTGAATACTTAG
- a CDS encoding KamA family radical SAM protein produces MIKNTILEPLVTDLRCEEICQILGKTYNQECWNDWRWQMRHRLTKLEHFQQLLRLSATEEQGLLIAPEKFAVAVTPYFASLLDPEDPLCPLRLQVIPREEELVVSAADMVDPCGEDNDTPVPGLVHRYPDRVLLLALDTCAAYCRYCTRSRLVSQGEMYPVTRRLDAIVAYLEEHTEIRDVLISGGDPLLMSDEPLDNLLGRLRAIKHIEFIRIGSRVPSFLPQRITPELVALLRKHRVWLSLHFCHVRELTPEVAQACDRLADGGIPLGSQTVLLKGVNDSEKALKNLFHGLLKLRVRPYYLYQCDPVVGTAHLRTSVQTGIDLISKLRGHTTGYAVPTYVIDAPGGGGKVPIQAETLLAYEKGTATVRNWAGKTYTYVDPVEQE; encoded by the coding sequence ATGATCAAAAACACTATTCTAGAGCCTTTAGTTACCGATCTTCGGTGTGAAGAAATTTGTCAGATTTTGGGAAAGACTTACAACCAGGAATGCTGGAACGATTGGCGCTGGCAAATGCGGCATCGGTTGACTAAGCTGGAACACTTTCAGCAGTTATTAAGGCTTAGTGCTACCGAAGAACAGGGACTTTTAATTGCACCAGAGAAGTTTGCTGTAGCCGTCACACCATACTTTGCATCACTGCTTGATCCAGAAGATCCGCTTTGCCCACTACGGTTACAAGTCATCCCACGGGAAGAAGAACTAGTAGTCAGTGCCGCAGACATGGTAGATCCATGTGGTGAAGATAACGACACTCCCGTGCCAGGACTCGTACACCGCTACCCTGATCGGGTGTTGCTGCTTGCTCTAGACACATGCGCTGCTTATTGTCGTTACTGCACTCGCTCTCGTTTGGTGAGCCAAGGTGAGATGTACCCAGTAACGCGGCGGTTGGATGCGATCGTCGCTTACCTGGAGGAACACACCGAGATCCGTGATGTGCTAATTTCCGGTGGCGATCCTCTGTTGATGTCTGATGAACCTTTAGACAATTTGCTTGGGCGGTTGCGTGCTATTAAGCATATTGAATTTATCCGAATTGGTTCCCGCGTGCCGAGTTTTTTACCGCAGCGAATTACACCGGAATTGGTTGCCTTGCTTCGTAAACATCGTGTGTGGCTATCTTTGCACTTTTGTCATGTACGGGAACTTACACCAGAAGTGGCACAAGCTTGCGATCGCCTAGCTGATGGTGGTATTCCTCTAGGTAGTCAAACTGTGCTGTTAAAAGGTGTGAATGACTCTGAAAAAGCGCTGAAGAATCTGTTTCACGGTCTTCTTAAGTTGCGTGTACGACCCTATTACCTTTACCAATGCGACCCAGTTGTTGGCACTGCACATCTGCGAACGAGTGTTCAAACTGGGATTGATCTAATTTCTAAATTGCGTGGTCATACTACTGGCTATGCTGTACCAACTTATGTAATTGATGCCCCTGGCGGTGGTGGCAAAGTCCCAATTCAAGCCGAGACTCTACTTGCTTATGAGAAGGGCACAGCTACAGTGCGAAATTGGGCAGGTAAGACGTACACCTATGTAGATCCAGTGGAGCAGGAATGA